The following are encoded together in the Desulfobacterales bacterium genome:
- a CDS encoding non-canonical purine NTP pyrophosphatase, with the protein MEIRFVTKNPHKAKEVETIIGDIGISIIHAPLTIHEIQTEDIHEIVRDKVLKAFNQIGRPVFIEHTGLYIDSLQGFPGGLTQVFWDKLEADKFSELLGGLENTSLTARTVIAYCDAKKIYTFEGSVEGKISPEPKGDRAFQWDCVFIPNGYTETFAELGEKKNEISMRKLAFDQFREFLLKEIL; encoded by the coding sequence CTCATAAAGCAAAAGAAGTCGAGACAATTATAGGTGATATCGGTATCTCTATTATTCATGCTCCACTCACAATTCATGAGATACAAACAGAGGATATTCATGAAATTGTTAGGGATAAGGTGCTGAAGGCTTTTAATCAAATAGGGAGGCCAGTTTTTATAGAACATACTGGACTCTATATCGATAGTCTACAAGGATTTCCTGGAGGATTGACCCAAGTTTTTTGGGATAAATTGGAAGCAGACAAATTCTCAGAATTGCTGGGAGGACTTGAAAATACCTCATTAACTGCCAGGACCGTTATAGCATACTGTGATGCAAAAAAAATATATACTTTTGAAGGGTCAGTTGAAGGTAAAATTTCCCCTGAGCCAAAAGGTGATAGAGCTTTTCAATGGGACTGTGTTTTTATACCAAATGGATACACAGAAACTTTTGCAGAATTGGGCGAAAAAAAGAATGAAATATCAATGCGCAAATTGGCATTTGATCAGTTTAGAGAGTTTCTATTGAAGGAAATACTGTAA